One window from the genome of Actinoplanes teichomyceticus ATCC 31121 encodes:
- a CDS encoding sensor histidine kinase, which yields MREETVDRAPGLSVRLKLTLSYAGFLMLAGASLLATVWVYLLRGLPDTAMSSRGLVPIKTIVLHAFAPATAGVLLFLLVFGLLGGWLLAGRMLAPLTRITEATRMAANGSLSHRIELDGRKDEFRELADAFDIMLTRLEAHIAEHQRFAANASHELRTPLAITKTLLDVARTDPARSTHELIGRLHTVNTRAIDLTEALLLLSRADRRSFKREYVDLSLNVEEAIETLLPLAEKHGVTIEASGDITPTVGSRALLLQMTINLLHNAIVHNVAEERIVWVTTSVHPKSVTLTVENTGEQLSAQLVSTLTEPFQRGTERIHHDHAGVGLGLAIVKSIAHAHDGTLTTAPRAGGGLHVTVQLPAATTPPRN from the coding sequence GTGCGTGAAGAGACCGTGGACCGAGCCCCCGGCTTGAGCGTGCGCCTCAAACTCACGTTGAGCTACGCCGGCTTCCTCATGCTCGCCGGCGCCTCGTTGCTCGCCACCGTGTGGGTGTACCTCCTGCGCGGCCTACCGGACACCGCGATGAGCAGTCGTGGTCTCGTGCCCATCAAGACCATCGTCTTGCACGCCTTCGCCCCGGCGACGGCCGGAGTCCTGCTGTTCCTACTGGTGTTCGGCCTGCTCGGCGGGTGGCTTCTGGCCGGTCGGATGCTCGCTCCTCTGACCCGCATCACAGAGGCCACCCGCATGGCCGCGAACGGTTCGCTCTCGCACCGCATCGAGTTGGATGGCCGCAAGGATGAGTTCCGCGAGCTCGCCGACGCCTTCGACATCATGCTGACGCGACTCGAAGCACACATCGCCGAGCACCAGAGATTCGCAGCCAACGCCTCTCACGAGCTGCGTACGCCGCTGGCGATCACGAAAACGCTTCTCGACGTCGCCCGCACCGACCCGGCACGAAGCACCCACGAGCTCATCGGTCGCCTTCACACCGTCAACACCCGGGCAATCGACCTCACCGAGGCACTGCTTCTGCTGAGCCGCGCCGACCGGCGATCGTTCAAGCGCGAGTATGTCGACCTGTCGCTGAACGTCGAAGAAGCCATCGAGACGCTCCTACCGCTGGCGGAGAAGCACGGCGTCACCATCGAAGCCTCCGGCGACATCACCCCGACCGTCGGCTCACGTGCCCTGCTGTTACAAATGACGATCAACCTCTTGCACAACGCGATCGTGCATAACGTGGCGGAAGAGCGCATCGTGTGGGTCACGACCAGCGTCCATCCCAAGAGTGTGACCCTCACCGTGGAAAACACCGGCGAGCAGCTCTCCGCACAGCTGGTCTCGACACTCACCGAACCGTTCCAGCGCGGCACCGAGCGCATACACCACGATCATGCAGGTGTCGGCCTCGGCCTGGCGATCGTCAAGAGCATCGCCCACGCGCACGACGGAACACTCACCACCGCCCCGCGCGCTGGAGGCGGCCTGCACGTCACGGTGCAGCTGCCAGCCGCGACAACGCCTCCGAGAAACTGA
- the vanH gene encoding D-lactate dehydrogenase VanH, whose protein sequence is MGYSEPVRAAAPRTRSLASSSSPVVPATGITIYGCGPDEAALFRELAPRFGVLPIITEAAVSEANVNLASGNRCISVGHKTQITNGTLLALSRSGVKYISTRSIGYNHIDVAYAQSVGISVGNVAYSPDSVADYTLMLMLMAVRHMKAMIRRADVHDYRLNDVRGKELRDLTVGVVGTGRIGSAVMDRLWGFGCRVLAYDNRRSDSAHYVPLDDLVRQSDIVTLHTPLTAATHHLLNQDRIAQMRNGAFVINTGRGSLIDTEALVAALESDKLGGAALDVLEGEEGVFYADCRNKLIESKALLRLQEMPNVIISPHMAYYTDHALSDTVENSLVNCMNFEREQQHG, encoded by the coding sequence ATGGGTTACAGCGAACCAGTACGAGCAGCGGCCCCCCGCACCCGATCGCTGGCCTCGTCGTCCTCCCCGGTCGTTCCGGCAACGGGGATCACGATCTATGGATGCGGCCCGGATGAGGCCGCCCTGTTCCGTGAGCTGGCGCCTCGCTTCGGCGTACTGCCGATCATCACGGAAGCGGCGGTATCCGAGGCCAATGTGAATCTGGCATCCGGAAATCGATGCATCAGCGTCGGGCATAAGACTCAGATCACGAATGGCACGCTTCTCGCGCTGAGCCGATCCGGTGTGAAATACATCTCTACGCGGAGCATAGGCTACAACCACATCGATGTGGCGTATGCGCAGAGCGTGGGTATCTCCGTCGGCAACGTCGCCTACTCGCCGGACAGCGTGGCCGATTACACGCTGATGCTGATGCTGATGGCCGTACGCCATATGAAAGCCATGATCCGCCGCGCGGACGTTCACGATTATCGATTGAACGACGTGCGCGGGAAGGAACTGCGCGATCTGACCGTCGGGGTGGTCGGGACGGGGCGTATCGGTTCGGCCGTCATGGACCGGCTGTGGGGTTTCGGCTGCCGTGTGCTCGCCTACGACAATCGACGTTCGGATTCCGCTCATTATGTTCCGCTCGATGATTTGGTGCGGCAGAGCGACATCGTCACACTTCACACCCCGCTCACCGCGGCCACGCACCATCTTCTCAACCAGGACCGTATCGCGCAGATGAGGAACGGTGCGTTCGTCATCAACACCGGGCGCGGTTCGCTTATCGACACCGAGGCCCTCGTCGCAGCGCTGGAAAGCGACAAACTGGGTGGCGCGGCGCTCGATGTCCTGGAAGGGGAGGAGGGGGTATTCTATGCCGACTGCCGTAACAAGCTCATTGAGAGCAAGGCGCTGTTACGGCTACAGGAAATGCCCAATGTGATCATCAGCCCGCACATGGCCTACTACACGGACCATGCGCTCAGCGACACTGTCGAGAACAGTCTCGTCAACTGCATGAACTTCGAGAGGGAACAACAGCATGGGTAA
- a CDS encoding glycosyltransferase, translating into MFDDRSGDGGCRLPAYFRCEFLAAVPASFKSSAEPCRPIPSRELKGSVEKDVKMRVLFSSYGTRGDVEPLVALAVRLRELGAEVRMCASPDYVERLAEVEVPMVPIGQPVRAGARKGAAPPGAPEAVAEVIAEQFDRVPPFAEGCDAVVASGLVSTAVAVRSVAEKLGIHHYAYAVLSPSFLRAPGVTDSRDLRARANQGAYRQFGGPLNSHRAAVGLPPVEKVIDYAFTERPWLAADPVLDPLRPTDPDVVQTGAWILPDQRPLSAELEGFLRAGSPPVYVGFGSGPAPAEAARVAIEAVRAQGRRVVLSSGWAGLGRIDEGDDCLVVGEVNHQVLFGRVAAVVHHGGAGTTTAVTRAGAPQVVVPQKADQPYYAGRVADLGVGVAHDGPTPTVESLSAALATALTPGIRARAAAVAGTIRTDGTTVAAKLLLEAISRQRSSVPA; encoded by the coding sequence GTGTTTGACGACCGGTCGGGCGATGGAGGATGCCGACTTCCCGCGTATTTCAGATGCGAATTCCTCGCCGCAGTACCCGCTTCGTTCAAAAGTTCGGCGGAGCCGTGTCGGCCGATACCTAGCAGGGAGCTGAAAGGCTCCGTGGAAAAGGATGTGAAAATGCGCGTGCTGTTTTCGTCCTACGGGACACGCGGAGATGTCGAGCCCCTGGTGGCATTGGCCGTGCGACTGCGGGAACTCGGTGCGGAGGTCCGGATGTGCGCGTCGCCGGACTACGTGGAGCGGCTGGCCGAGGTCGAAGTGCCGATGGTGCCGATCGGCCAGCCGGTGCGCGCGGGGGCCCGCAAGGGTGCAGCGCCTCCGGGGGCGCCCGAGGCCGTGGCCGAGGTGATCGCCGAGCAGTTCGACAGGGTCCCGCCGTTCGCCGAAGGGTGTGACGCGGTGGTGGCCAGCGGTCTGGTGTCCACCGCCGTCGCCGTGCGGTCGGTCGCCGAGAAGCTGGGCATCCACCACTACGCCTACGCCGTGCTCTCGCCGTCCTTTCTGCGCGCGCCCGGCGTGACCGACAGCCGGGACCTGCGGGCCCGGGCCAACCAGGGCGCCTATCGACAGTTCGGTGGCCCGCTCAACAGCCATCGGGCCGCGGTCGGCCTGCCGCCGGTGGAGAAGGTCATCGACTACGCCTTCACCGAGCGCCCCTGGTTGGCGGCGGACCCGGTCCTGGACCCGCTGCGGCCGACGGACCCGGACGTGGTGCAGACCGGCGCGTGGATCCTGCCCGACCAGCGGCCGTTGTCGGCGGAGTTGGAGGGGTTCTTGAGGGCTGGCTCGCCTCCGGTGTACGTGGGTTTCGGCAGTGGGCCGGCGCCTGCCGAGGCCGCGCGGGTGGCCATCGAGGCGGTTCGGGCTCAGGGCCGCCGGGTGGTGCTGTCCAGTGGTTGGGCCGGGTTGGGCCGGATCGACGAGGGGGATGACTGTCTGGTGGTGGGCGAGGTGAACCATCAGGTGCTGTTCGGCCGGGTGGCCGCCGTCGTCCACCACGGCGGGGCGGGCACGACGACCGCGGTGACCCGGGCGGGCGCTCCGCAGGTCGTGGTGCCCCAGAAGGCGGATCAGCCCTACTATGCCGGTCGGGTGGCTGACCTGGGTGTCGGCGTGGCGCATGACGGTCCGACCCCGACCGTCGAGTCCCTGTCCGCGGCGCTGGCCACGGCGTTGACCCCGGGGATCCGGGCGCGAGCGGCGGCGGTGGCCGGCACGATCCGCACCGACGGGACGACGGTGGCCGCGAAACTGCTCCTCGAGGCGATCAGCCGGCAGAGATCGTCGGTTCCCGCGTGA
- a CDS encoding GlxA family transcriptional regulator, producing MVPRRVALIVDEHSNPFEVGCACEIFGGRRRPQIGYELYELTVVSPTRSVPMRDRLFRVSAPGRLSDLDRADMIIVPNRPDVDVPSRGAVLAAIRRAHARGARLVGLCTGAFTLAEAGVLDGRRAAVHWQLAPDFHRRFPAVRLEPDVLFVDDGDILTSAGSAAALDLGLHIVRRDHGTEVANRVGRQLVFAAFRDGGQRQFVERPLPAPATSPLAPVLQWAQERLHLRLSVDDLARHGRMSTATLHRRFRNEVGSTPLAWLTAQRVALACRLIEQGAAGVDAVARQSGLGTAANLRALLRKHVGLSPSEYRRRFAADGAR from the coding sequence ATGGTGCCGCGGCGGGTCGCGCTGATAGTCGACGAACATTCCAACCCGTTCGAGGTGGGCTGTGCCTGCGAGATCTTCGGCGGCCGCCGGCGCCCACAGATCGGCTACGAGCTGTACGAACTCACCGTCGTCAGCCCGACCAGATCGGTACCGATGCGGGACCGGCTGTTCCGCGTCAGCGCGCCCGGGCGGCTGAGCGACCTGGACCGGGCCGACATGATCATCGTGCCGAACCGGCCGGATGTCGACGTCCCGTCCCGCGGCGCGGTCCTGGCGGCGATCCGGCGGGCCCACGCGCGGGGCGCCCGCCTGGTCGGCCTCTGCACCGGCGCCTTCACGCTCGCCGAGGCGGGGGTGCTCGACGGCCGCCGCGCGGCGGTGCACTGGCAGCTGGCTCCGGACTTCCACCGGCGCTTCCCGGCCGTACGGCTGGAGCCGGACGTGCTGTTCGTCGATGACGGCGACATCCTGACCTCGGCGGGCAGCGCGGCGGCGCTCGACCTCGGCCTGCACATCGTCCGCCGCGACCACGGCACCGAGGTGGCCAACCGGGTCGGCCGGCAGCTGGTGTTCGCCGCGTTCCGCGACGGCGGCCAGCGGCAGTTCGTCGAACGCCCGCTGCCGGCGCCGGCGACGAGCCCGCTCGCGCCGGTCCTGCAGTGGGCGCAGGAGCGCCTGCACCTGCGGCTGTCGGTCGACGACCTGGCCCGGCACGGCCGGATGAGCACCGCCACGCTGCACCGGCGCTTCCGCAACGAGGTGGGCAGCACCCCGCTGGCGTGGCTGACCGCGCAGCGCGTCGCGCTGGCGTGCCGCCTGATCGAGCAGGGCGCCGCGGGCGTGGACGCCGTGGCCCGGCAGTCCGGTCTGGGCACCGCCGCCAACCTGCGCGCCCTGCTGCGTAAGCACGTGGGCCTGAGCCCGTCGGAGTACCGCCGGCGCTTCGCCGCCGACGGCGCGCGGTGA
- the vanX gene encoding D-Ala-D-Ala dipeptidase VanX — translation MKDDFAFVDELVPGIRWDAKYATWDNFTGKPVDGYVANRIVGTKALCAALARAQEEAETLGFGLLLWDGYRPQRAVDCFMRWAEQPEDGRKKLRHYPNIGRPEMFEKGYVATKSGHSRGSTVDLTLYNLATGELASMGGDHDLMDPISHHGASGITPIEAKNREYLCSIMEGCGFARYDYEWWHYTLKNEPYPDTYFDFPIV, via the coding sequence ATGAAAGACGACTTCGCGTTCGTGGACGAGCTCGTGCCAGGCATACGCTGGGATGCCAAGTACGCCACCTGGGACAATTTCACCGGCAAGCCGGTGGACGGTTACGTTGCGAATCGGATCGTCGGAACGAAGGCGTTGTGCGCTGCCCTGGCGCGCGCCCAGGAAGAGGCCGAGACGCTTGGCTTCGGTCTGCTTCTCTGGGATGGGTATCGGCCGCAACGCGCCGTGGACTGCTTCATGCGCTGGGCGGAGCAGCCGGAGGACGGCCGCAAGAAGCTGCGGCACTACCCGAACATCGGCAGGCCCGAGATGTTCGAGAAGGGGTATGTCGCCACCAAGTCCGGTCACAGCCGCGGCAGCACCGTCGACTTGACGCTCTACAACCTTGCCACCGGCGAACTGGCGTCGATGGGCGGCGACCACGACCTGATGGATCCGATCTCCCACCACGGGGCCAGCGGAATCACGCCGATCGAAGCGAAGAACCGTGAATACCTCTGCTCGATCATGGAGGGCTGCGGATTCGCCAGGTACGACTACGAGTGGTGGCACTACACCCTGAAGAACGAACCCTATCCCGACACATATTTTGATTTTCCGATCGTGTAG
- the vanA gene encoding D-alanine--(R)-lactate ligase: protein MGKLKIGIIFGGVSEEHPVSIKSAQEVAKSLDAEKYEPYWIGITKDGAWRLCDGPGADWEISSARPAMLSPDRNVHGLLVQEDGRYREIRLDVVLPVLHGKLGEDGAMQGLFELSGIPYVGCDVQSSAVCMDKSLTYAVVSSAGIATPRFWVVTPDEAPDPAQLTYPVFVKPARSGSSFGVTKVSTEQELKAALETAREFDSKVLIEEAVVGSEIGCAIMGNDPDLVAGEVDRVALSHGFFRIHQESEPERGSENSTFICPADIPAEARSLVQETAKAIYRALGCRGIARVDMFLKEDGTVVLNEVNTLPGLTSYSRYPRMMAAAGIPLSAVIDQIVSLALPGDI, encoded by the coding sequence ATGGGTAAGTTGAAGATCGGCATCATCTTCGGCGGCGTCTCCGAAGAGCACCCCGTCTCGATCAAGTCCGCGCAGGAGGTCGCCAAGAGCCTGGACGCCGAGAAGTACGAGCCGTACTGGATCGGCATCACGAAGGACGGCGCCTGGCGGCTGTGCGACGGCCCGGGCGCGGACTGGGAGATCAGCAGCGCCCGGCCGGCCATGCTGTCGCCGGACCGCAACGTCCACGGGCTGCTGGTCCAGGAGGACGGCCGGTACCGGGAGATCCGCCTGGACGTCGTGCTGCCGGTTCTGCACGGCAAGCTGGGCGAGGACGGCGCGATGCAGGGCCTGTTCGAGCTGTCCGGCATCCCCTACGTCGGCTGTGACGTGCAGAGCTCCGCGGTCTGCATGGACAAGTCGCTGACCTACGCCGTGGTCAGCAGCGCGGGCATCGCGACGCCGCGGTTCTGGGTCGTCACGCCGGACGAGGCGCCGGACCCCGCGCAGCTCACCTACCCGGTCTTCGTGAAGCCGGCCCGCTCGGGCTCCTCCTTCGGCGTCACCAAGGTGTCGACCGAGCAGGAGCTGAAGGCCGCGCTGGAGACCGCGCGGGAGTTCGACTCGAAGGTGCTGATCGAAGAGGCCGTGGTCGGCAGCGAGATCGGTTGCGCCATCATGGGCAACGACCCGGACCTGGTCGCCGGCGAGGTGGACCGGGTCGCCCTGTCCCACGGCTTCTTCCGGATCCACCAGGAGAGCGAGCCGGAGCGCGGTTCCGAGAACTCGACCTTCATCTGTCCCGCCGACATCCCGGCCGAGGCGCGCTCGCTGGTCCAGGAGACGGCGAAGGCCATCTACCGTGCTCTGGGATGCCGCGGGATCGCCCGGGTGGACATGTTCCTCAAGGAGGACGGAACAGTTGTCCTCAACGAGGTCAACACCCTGCCCGGCCTGACCTCGTACAGCCGTTACCCGCGCATGATGGCGGCTGCCGGGATTCCGCTCTCCGCGGTGATCGACCAGATCGTGTCGCTGGCCCTGCCGGGGGACATCTGA
- a CDS encoding cupin domain-containing protein encodes MLTKITPAAEAASLDEYWSQRVLTAANGNLFKVAKGLGSTRWHAHDDQDETFLMLAGTLTVHLRDGSVELTPGDLLVIPRGVEHRPEAAGEARFLLVGPEVTSTEAGGKPA; translated from the coding sequence ATGCTGACGAAGATCACCCCGGCGGCCGAAGCGGCGTCGCTCGACGAGTACTGGTCCCAGCGGGTCCTGACGGCCGCGAACGGCAACCTGTTCAAGGTGGCCAAGGGCCTCGGTTCCACGCGATGGCACGCGCATGACGATCAGGACGAGACGTTCCTGATGCTGGCCGGAACGCTGACCGTGCACCTGCGGGACGGCTCGGTCGAGCTGACCCCGGGTGACCTGCTGGTCATCCCGCGCGGGGTGGAGCACCGCCCGGAGGCGGCCGGCGAGGCCCGTTTCCTGCTCGTCGGACCGGAGGTCACCTCGACCGAGGCGGGCGGGAAGCCGGCCTGA
- a CDS encoding UDP-N-acetylmuramoyl-tripeptide--D-alanyl-D-alanine ligase, giving the protein MIPLSLEAIAAVVGGTVEGDHTVTVTAPAVLDGRQAEPGGLFVAFAGEHVDGHDYAGQAGQAGAVAVLGSRPTALPTVVVEDARTALQALAADVVARLRERLTLVGVTGSQGKTSTKDLLAAVLSSAAPTIATKGNLNNELGVPLTMLRAGAATRFLVVEMGARRIGDLAKLTDLVPLDVAVVLNVGEAHLGVFGSRAAIAEGKGELVRGLVPGGTAILNADDPRVVAMRSLTDGPVLTFGHAEDADVRVRDLTLDRLGRPSFTLRTADATARVKLPIVGAHQALNAAAAVAAALSAGLTLDAAAAPLATASLTRWRLELRDIAGGVTLLNDSYNASPGSTRAALDALAAIEGGRRVAVLGQMLELGDESEAEHRAVGEYAAARADVVVTVGEAVRPLAVGAGERAVAVADNGAAVDWLRGHLAPGDVVLVKASRGARLDEVAAALS; this is encoded by the coding sequence ATGATCCCGCTCAGCCTCGAGGCGATCGCCGCTGTTGTCGGGGGGACGGTCGAGGGAGACCACACGGTGACGGTCACCGCGCCGGCCGTGCTCGACGGTCGGCAGGCCGAGCCGGGCGGCCTCTTCGTCGCCTTCGCCGGCGAGCACGTCGACGGCCACGACTACGCCGGCCAGGCCGGCCAGGCGGGCGCGGTCGCCGTGCTCGGCTCGCGGCCCACGGCGCTTCCCACCGTCGTCGTCGAAGACGCCCGGACCGCGCTGCAGGCCCTCGCCGCCGACGTCGTGGCGCGGCTGCGTGAACGGTTGACGCTCGTCGGGGTGACCGGCTCCCAGGGCAAGACGAGCACCAAGGACCTGCTGGCCGCCGTGCTGTCGAGCGCCGCGCCGACGATCGCCACCAAGGGCAACCTCAACAACGAGCTCGGCGTGCCCCTCACCATGCTGCGCGCCGGTGCGGCCACCCGGTTCCTCGTCGTCGAGATGGGCGCCCGCCGCATCGGTGACCTCGCCAAGCTCACCGACCTGGTTCCGCTCGACGTCGCCGTCGTCCTCAACGTCGGCGAGGCCCACCTCGGCGTGTTCGGATCGCGTGCGGCCATCGCCGAGGGCAAGGGGGAGCTGGTACGAGGGCTGGTGCCCGGGGGTACCGCGATCCTCAACGCGGACGACCCCAGGGTGGTCGCGATGCGCTCGCTCACCGATGGCCCGGTGTTGACGTTCGGGCACGCGGAAGACGCGGATGTGCGGGTGCGCGACCTGACCCTGGACCGGCTCGGCCGACCGTCCTTCACGCTGCGCACCGCGGACGCCACGGCCCGGGTCAAGTTGCCGATCGTGGGCGCCCACCAGGCACTCAACGCCGCAGCCGCGGTGGCGGCGGCGCTTTCCGCCGGCCTGACGCTCGACGCGGCCGCGGCGCCACTGGCCACCGCCTCACTGACGAGGTGGCGCTTGGAGCTACGTGACATCGCCGGCGGCGTGACACTGCTCAACGACTCCTACAACGCCAGCCCCGGGTCGACGCGAGCCGCGCTGGACGCCCTGGCCGCGATCGAGGGTGGCCGCCGCGTCGCCGTCCTCGGCCAGATGCTGGAGCTGGGGGACGAGAGCGAGGCCGAGCACCGCGCCGTCGGGGAGTACGCCGCCGCCCGGGCCGACGTGGTGGTCACCGTCGGCGAGGCGGTTCGTCCGCTTGCCGTCGGCGCGGGGGAGCGGGCGGTGGCAGTGGCGGACAACGGCGCGGCCGTCGATTGGCTTCGTGGCCACCTCGCCCCCGGCGATGTGGTGCTCGTCAAGGCATCCCGTGGGGCGCGCCTCGATGAAGTCGCCGCCGCGCTGTCCTAG
- a CDS encoding response regulator transcription factor, whose amino-acid sequence MRVLIVEDEPYMAEAIRDGLRLEAIAADIAGDGDTALEMLSVNAYDIVILDRDIPGTSGDQIAERIVASRSGMPILMLTAADRLDDKASGFELGADDYLTKPFELRELVLRLRALDRRRAYSRPPVREIAGLRLDPFRREVYRDDRYVALTRKQFAVLAVLVAAEGGVVSAEELLERAWDENADPFTNAVRITVSALRKRLGEPQIIATVPGVGYRITTQPGSGRA is encoded by the coding sequence ATGCGCGTATTGATCGTCGAGGACGAACCCTACATGGCGGAGGCTATCCGGGATGGCCTCCGTTTGGAAGCGATCGCGGCAGACATCGCCGGTGACGGTGACACCGCTCTGGAAATGCTGAGCGTGAACGCCTACGACATCGTCATCCTCGACCGCGACATCCCCGGCACCTCGGGTGATCAGATCGCCGAACGCATCGTCGCCTCCCGGAGCGGTATGCCCATCCTCATGCTCACCGCTGCCGATCGGCTCGACGACAAAGCATCCGGGTTCGAGCTCGGCGCCGACGACTACCTCACCAAGCCGTTCGAACTGCGGGAGCTCGTGCTCAGGCTCAGGGCACTCGACCGCAGGCGCGCCTACAGCAGGCCACCTGTACGGGAGATCGCGGGCCTGCGACTGGACCCGTTCCGCCGCGAGGTCTACCGCGACGACCGCTACGTCGCGCTGACCCGGAAGCAGTTCGCCGTGCTCGCCGTCCTCGTAGCCGCCGAAGGCGGCGTCGTCAGCGCCGAGGAACTGCTGGAACGGGCTTGGGACGAGAACGCGGACCCGTTCACCAACGCCGTCCGCATCACCGTTTCGGCCCTGCGCAAACGGCTCGGCGAGCCCCAGATCATCGCCACCGTGCCCGGCGTCGGGTATCGCATAACCACGCAACCAGGCAGCGGGCGTGCGTGA
- a CDS encoding dihydrofolate reductase family protein: protein MSDVSGAGKVVVNRAMSLDGFIAGPGHAMDWIFEYLTGDMFPEVMASTGAMLIGRGTYEVAKRMAGQGTPYDGGAQFVLTHEPPHEPDPAVTFLSCDIEEAVATARSAAGGKNLEILGADVAAQCLRRGLVDEILVYVVPVLLGDGVRFSPPSLDRIDLEPLSNTRSGAVTMLRFRVRK, encoded by the coding sequence ATGAGCGATGTGAGCGGCGCCGGCAAAGTGGTCGTGAACAGGGCGATGTCGCTGGACGGGTTCATCGCCGGTCCCGGCCACGCGATGGACTGGATCTTCGAATACCTGACTGGGGACATGTTCCCGGAGGTTATGGCGTCCACGGGCGCCATGCTCATCGGCCGAGGCACGTACGAGGTCGCCAAGCGTATGGCCGGCCAGGGCACCCCCTACGACGGGGGAGCACAGTTCGTCCTCACGCACGAGCCTCCCCACGAGCCGGACCCTGCCGTCACGTTCCTCAGCTGTGACATCGAGGAAGCCGTTGCCACGGCACGCAGCGCCGCGGGCGGCAAGAACTTGGAAATCCTCGGTGCTGACGTGGCCGCCCAGTGCCTGCGGCGCGGGCTCGTCGACGAGATCCTGGTGTATGTCGTACCGGTGCTGCTCGGCGACGGTGTCCGCTTCTCGCCCCCAAGCCTCGACAGGATCGACCTGGAACCTCTCAGCAACACCCGGTCCGGCGCCGTCACGATGCTGCGCTTCCGCGTGCGAAAGTAG
- a CDS encoding SDR family oxidoreductase, producing the protein MGDHRVAVVTGASRGIGRAVATALAGAGHAVVVGYAGNEAAAKEVVDRIAATGGRAVAARADVADENAVAALFDTATEAFGGVDVVVNSAGRMALSPIADLDLADLDALHRTNIRGTFVVAREAARRVRPGGAIVLVSTSILGLQFPGYGAYAASKGAVEAMTLILAREMRGRDITVNTVAPGPTATELFLEGKDEATVEHLAKQPPLERLGTPADIAGVVAFLAGPGGRWVNGQVLRANGGIV; encoded by the coding sequence ATGGGTGATCACCGAGTCGCCGTCGTCACCGGGGCTTCGCGTGGCATCGGCCGTGCCGTCGCCACCGCGCTGGCCGGCGCCGGGCACGCCGTCGTCGTCGGCTACGCCGGCAATGAGGCGGCCGCGAAGGAGGTCGTCGACCGGATCGCCGCCACCGGTGGCCGGGCCGTCGCCGCCCGGGCCGACGTCGCCGACGAGAACGCGGTCGCCGCTCTGTTCGACACCGCCACCGAGGCCTTCGGCGGGGTCGACGTCGTGGTCAACTCGGCCGGCCGGATGGCCCTGTCCCCGATCGCCGACCTCGATCTGGCCGACCTGGACGCCCTGCACCGCACCAACATCCGCGGCACGTTCGTCGTCGCCCGCGAGGCCGCCCGCCGGGTCCGCCCGGGCGGCGCGATCGTGCTGGTGTCCACCTCGATCCTCGGCCTGCAGTTCCCCGGCTACGGCGCGTACGCCGCCAGCAAGGGGGCCGTCGAGGCGATGACGCTGATCCTGGCGCGGGAGATGCGCGGCCGGGACATCACGGTCAACACCGTCGCGCCCGGCCCCACCGCCACCGAGCTGTTCCTGGAGGGCAAGGACGAGGCGACCGTCGAGCACCTGGCCAAGCAGCCGCCGCTGGAGCGGCTCGGCACCCCGGCCGACATCGCCGGGGTCGTCGCCTTCCTCGCCGGGCCGGGCGGGCGCTGGGTCAACGGCCAGGTGCTCCGGGCCAACGGCGGCATCGTCTGA
- a CDS encoding TetR/AcrR family transcriptional regulator has translation MSATQEPGTSSRRRGGAGPVDDATVRAALIQAAERQLTASPDGDIATRAVSEEAGVTQPVLYRLFGDKRGLLDAVADAGFDRYARRKSELEVTDNPVGDLYAGWDDHMAFATENPALYQLMFAPRPRSGATTYRRILTLLEATLLRCAAAGALTTTPRAAAQLILSANIGVALGRIAAPELFDDPALSHRARDAAFATVLTHPATPSGPDPLRDAARQLRSQLSLSGTDRLEPAETVLLDRWLERIDQPE, from the coding sequence ATGAGTGCTACGCAGGAGCCCGGCACGTCCTCCCGGCGGCGTGGCGGTGCGGGGCCCGTCGACGACGCCACCGTCCGCGCCGCCCTGATCCAGGCCGCCGAGCGGCAGCTGACCGCCTCCCCGGACGGCGACATCGCCACCCGCGCCGTCAGCGAGGAGGCCGGCGTCACCCAGCCGGTGCTGTACCGGCTGTTCGGTGACAAACGCGGCCTGCTGGACGCCGTCGCCGACGCCGGATTCGACCGCTACGCCCGGCGCAAGAGCGAACTGGAGGTCACCGACAACCCGGTCGGCGACCTGTACGCGGGATGGGACGACCACATGGCGTTCGCCACCGAGAACCCGGCCCTCTACCAGCTGATGTTCGCGCCCCGGCCGCGTTCGGGCGCGACCACCTACCGCCGCATCCTGACACTGCTCGAGGCCACCCTCCTGCGCTGCGCCGCCGCCGGCGCGCTCACCACGACGCCCCGGGCAGCCGCCCAGCTGATCCTGAGCGCCAACATCGGCGTCGCTCTCGGCCGCATCGCCGCGCCGGAGCTCTTCGACGACCCGGCGCTGTCGCACCGCGCCCGCGACGCCGCCTTCGCCACCGTGCTCACCCACCCCGCCACGCCGAGCGGGCCGGACCCGCTCCGCGACGCCGCCCGCCAGCTGCGCTCGCAGCTCTCGCTCAGCGGCACCGACCGGCTGGAACCGGCCGAGACCGTGCTGCTCGACCGGTGGCTGGAGCGCATCGACCAGCCGGAGTGA